ttattttaacataacaagctgaaaagtgtatcagaaaattaatcgttcagccatttttttcacataaaaaatactagttgctggttccagcttcccaaatgtgagaatttgatGCTTTTTCATTTATGATGGGAAAAGGAGAAGCTTTGGGCTTTGGACTGATGTTCAGATAAAACAAGTAATATGAAGATTTTGACTTCTGAAAAAATTGTAATATGTATTATTGCCTATTTTCTGACacagacaaaaaatatatatatatatatatatatatatatatatataaaaacatcagaAATGTTGCTAATGAGTGCAGGTTAAATAAGGCAATGTCAGTAAATCTGAAAAACAATAACCGTCATCTTATTTGTTCATGCTGTGAACTTTTGTAAACTTACATTGGTCACACTACtgtatgtttaatatgttgGAGGAAATAATGGTGATAATATCAGATGATAAATAGAGTTCAGTTCAATGGAAAGCTATGCACATATAGTTATCGTTGTCTTTAACATTTCAGCAATCGCAAAGTATTTATGCTGGCTTTATTCTTTGGACATTGTACATCTTGCACAGATTGTAGAAATCATTTTACAGATACAGTAAAATGTACAGATTGTAGTTTTTTGTCAATATGTAGCAATAATTTCTTATTCAATTCCTTTTTTCCAGAGCTGTTACTCAATGTACTTCTGTCAGCATTATTTAGATACTAGAAACCACCATGAGGGATTTTGCTAAATTCAGTTGGTTTAACTAATGTTCTGTTGTATTTCAGGAGCTGTTGGCGGACAGGGAGACATTGCATGAGAAAGACAGCAGACATGTTCAGAATGCACTTCACACTAAAACACACCTAACACAAACAGATTAAAGAAGATTATCAGGGATTACTTGCTGAAATTTCATTTACAGTAGATCTGTGGTTAATCcataatttcattaaaaaaaaaaaagaagtaatctTTTGTtattctctgtcttgtcttccACTTAGGGTCCAGCAGTGGAGTTCATAATGAGTGGCAGGGTCAGGCCTGAGTGTGTTAACCAGGAAGCAGGAAGATATTAGCTGGAGTCACAGGATAGCAGATGTTACTTATTCTTCCATAACCCCTCCTTATACACAGCTGCAGGACCTATGTGACCTCAGGCAGTTTTTCAACTCTTACTAACATTCAACAAAGTTCGATGTCACCATATGGACACCCTGATTTTAGCCTTTATGTGTTCCATTCAACTATTTAATTTCACTTTCTTGCCAGGTGATGAATTGGATTTTAAGGATGCCCTCTATCTCCTCTTTACAACTTTTAATGATAAATTCTAGTATTTTTTGGTACAGTTACACTAATCTATTAAGTGCACACAAAAGGGTCTCCAAGTACTGAGGTCAGAGGATGTATGGCCACATCATTTCCCACAGGGATCAATAGCAGGCTATCACATTAAAACGGTCTGGCCAGCATACTGTTATGTCCTTGCATTTCTCCTGGAGTGAACCAACGCCCACCTAAATCCCCTCTTGTTCATTTTTTTGATCCATCTGTCCTTTCCCACGTGTATCAACTTCAGAGCACCTTATCCGGCTCCCTCCCCTCACGCTCTCTTTATCTTCCTCTCTTTTAATCACACTGACTTTACAGTATCGCTTTGTCAGATGTGTTTTGTCTACTGTTACATCACATTTATCTTTTGCTTTCCATTTAAACCTGGCAGCTCATCACCTCTTTAAACCACCCCAAAACATCTGTCCTGCCCTCTCAGCTCTATCTCTGACTGTACCTTCTGTCCTGTTTATCCTCTTCCCACGTGTGCCTTActttctcccccctctctctttcactctctggCCTCCCCCTGCTTCCTTCTTCACCTGTGTGGCCATGCTGGAGCGTATGTCCCGTCGCTCTCGCTCCCTGCTCTCCCTGACCTTGACCACTCTGGCTCTGGCCCTCTCCATCCTGGCACTCTGCACTTCCTACTGGTGTGAGGGCACCCACAAGGTGGTCAAGCCCCTCTGCCTGTCGCCCGTTAAAATGAAGAACTGTGGTCAGAACAACAGCGAGCCTTACACCACAGGTAGATGTTACATCGTCTTTCACCTCTCCACATCagaagttgttttttgttgtgttttgtgcagCTTTATTGTGCTTCCTATGGCTTTATTGTTTCTCTTCATGGTTTCTTTTTAcgtacagtatactgtaactTTGATTGATCTTTTACTGTTATTGGCAAATACACaaaatttaaattacatttattttaatatccACTTTTTGAGGAGCACCTTCCCATTTATGCAAACAGCTCCCTCCCAATTTTGCAATGTAACCTGTAAGTATAGctgtcaaatacatttaatggaataaaaagtacatttccctctgaaatgtagtaaagtataaagtagcatacagtaaaatactcaattacaagtacctcaacattttttttaagtaaagtaTGTTACGTTCCACACTGGTGAATATGAGTGTTTCATAATATTAAGCTTTGAGCTGGCCTAAAGCAAAAGAAGACGATACTAAACTACAAAAAGTTGCCCCGTGACTAATCCCGATATCTGTTGCAACACGTTCACGGCCATGTCACAATTGTCATCCTACCTGATGTCAAAAGTCAGGTGATGTTTTCCTGGCATTAGCTATTTTGCAATAGTCAGGCATAAATGGAATGTTGAAACATTGTTACTGACAGTACAACCCATCATCGCCACAGGTTACTCTCAGCAGGATAATGCATCATTGTTTTAAGATGCTTTACGACTTCACATGACTAATTTCCAATGGTAATCAGATATTTGTATAGTTTATGTTCTGGTAAAAATCTGCACAATCACCAtcatttgacaaaacaatcctAATTTAAGGTCTACTTACAAGCttcttctggagctttcaactgcatctcaCAGCCTTTATCATCAGCGGACTCTATTGCGTACAGAAGATCAAATACACTGACCAAACTCTGTGAGATGTACATTGAAAGCTCTTTCCAATGGAAAAGCGAGTAAGTGGACTTTAAGTTAAGATTAATTTGTCAAGAATGAGCCTTCACCCTCAGTCTCCATGATGCTTGTTGAGGCATCATGGACCAAAATGTTTCTCTGTTAAGTAAGTGTACCTACAATACATTATGTCACATCTTTGTTTgagtgtctgtgcatgtggTCGCTTTGTAATTGTGCATCATCTCATAAGGCTTTCAAAATGTGCCGATGATATAAAACGCAGCTTTCTTACATTGACTTCACGAAAATGTGGCCTTGATATTTGAACCTGATTACAGGTTATAAGTATTGAATTTCTTGATCTTTGCACTTGTGTCACTGCATAACAACCAATACCTCAAACTAATCTGATTGGATAAACTGACAGGCTTCTCCTCATATGAGAAACTGTCCTTGGTTTGATgttttttaatctctttttgCTCATAAATTAGTCCCACAGTGAATTTAATTATGGCTTAGTATTAATCTGCAGGGTGTGAGGGTAGATCCCAAAGGTTTATTGGTTTATGGGGGAGAGTGCACTGTCTGCtgccaggttttttttaattttctcaaCAGATATGCTTAATCCACAATGCGATTAACAGCTCTCACTGCATAAAAGAATAATCTTTGATCACTACATGTACTTTGTGTACTTGTACAGCAAGATCTACCTTTACAATTGTGGATTTGAGTCTCCCTTATGCTTATAAGCCtgatttacaaacacacacatgtgggATAACAAGGTGCTGGCTGACAAACCTGCATGTGACTGGAAAACACAGACGCATGATTCTTTTGAGGCCATGGTGTGATTAACAGATTTGTTTTGTGCTCACTTCATTCTAAAGCATATACTGTTTTTTGAAATGACCAATAAtttcacatcaacacacacctgcatgcaaagtgtgtgttattCATTTAATTCTACTCTCTGACTTTTTGGTGCATGAGTTAACTTGCATTATGCACttctgtgtgcgtttgtgcaTCTGCTTGCCTGcacatgcatgtactgtatgtttatgttttggATTTTCTCCGAGGGGATCAGTTGTTGATGCTGGTACCTGCAAGCacgtcctgtgtgtgtatgtggcttTTCCTCCCACATTCTAAAGAAATGCAAGTCTGGATTGGTTTGGAGAATAGATGGACCACAGATGTGTGCGAGTATAAATGCGTTGGAGCCTCTATGTCTAAAGAGCTGTAAAGATATCCACCCAGTGCATTTTTGGATCCTGCCACCAACTGCATTATCATAACAGGAATAAGCGATACAAAGATGTAGCTAAAATGCTCTTCTCATTGTCTTCCTCTTGTAATGTCACACAGAGAGTCCCACACAGAACCCCTTCAACCGCACACTGTCTCCAGCCAGGAGGGACGAGCTGGCCAAGATTAGACAGAGGCAGCTGGCCAACGCAGTTCAGTACATATGGGAGACGGGAGAAGACAAGTTTGCTTTTAGATACTTCCACACTGGTTTCTGGGAAAGTTGCGAGAAACACAGTGATGGTAAGGCCACAAAGCAAACGTCCAAACATACATAAACTTGCATCTTGTCACAATATTAGTAATATTAGTAGATTTTCAAAGGTTTATTTCATTCTCAGCTCTCCGATAAAatcttttcatttatatttaaatgttttctgttttcattttgttcatTTCTGTAAATTTGGTTGGCAGGGGAGAAATGTCGAAGCTTTATAGAGTTAACACCTGGAGAAACACAAGGTGAGTTGTGTATCAGCCGAAATATAAAAAACTcccatttaaatattttttttcgaTGTGGATGCGTGTGTGTCAATTGTGTATGTATTTTCAAATGTTGCAGGTGTGCTCTGGCTGTCAGTTATTTCAGAGTTTACGTACATTGGCCTGCTGGGGATGGGATTCTTACTGATGTGGCTGGAAGTCTTGtgttcccataaagagatgcaCTCGCTAAAAATCAATGCCTATGCAGCTATCTGTACTGTGTTATCAGGTGAGCCTCAGTGTCTTTTCCTTCCCTAACTTTATAACCACCTCCTTCTCCATATATCAATCTTTATTTGCATGGTCATCCTTCTTGGTTCggtctgttttttatttgtttcacccCTCATGTACTGTAGGTCTTCTTGGGATGGTGGCCCATATGATGTACACTACAGTATTTCAGATGACAGTCATTGTGGGCCCCAAAGACTGGAGGCCTCAGTCCTGGGACTACGGCTGGTCTTTTGCGTAGGTGGCTGCTCTTTAAAGATCCAAGCCTATATGTTTAAAGCATGTACATATAATACTTGTTATTTACAGGCTATGATGACatgtttctcttctctctctaatTTTCCTAAATctcctctgtttccagtcttgcCTGGGTGTCCTTTAGTTGCTGTATGGGGGCCGCTGTGGTCACCCTCAACTCCTACACAAAGACCATCATCGAGCTCCGTCGCAGACAGAGGCTCCGTTTGGAGGAAGCAAGAAACGCCACTCATGCTCCTTCCTATGATGAGGTTGTTCCAGGGGGCGGGCTCTACTCTGTCAGTGGCCTGTTGCAGTGTCCAGACGGCATGATCGATGTAGCGTGGGCCCCGAATGGTAGTGTGGTTGGAGTAGGAAATGGGGATGTGCCAACGCTGGTTTTAGTAGGAGGCTGTGGGCCAGAGGGGTGTGAAGActgtgaaagagagatggatgaGATGGATGAGGCCATGGACCGAGTTGATTCACCTTGTTAGGGGCTCTTTTATATCCATCAACTTACAAGggctgaaaaactgaaaaaggaaaGACTCTGTCACTGTGCTGGAGAAGGATCGATGTGAGCAAACAGatgctgttttttattttctttgacttTCAGTGAAGTTTGGACATACGAATTTGTGCTTGAAGGCCGGTGAAATCAACACATATTAAACTGTAAAGACTACCATGTATGAATATGTCACACTGGCATGCAAGACTGC
This sequence is a window from Sander vitreus isolate 19-12246 chromosome 6, sanVit1, whole genome shotgun sequence. Protein-coding genes within it:
- the LOC144519521 gene encoding germ cell-specific gene 1-like protein; the encoded protein is MLERMSRRSRSLLSLTLTTLALALSILALCTSYWCEGTHKVVKPLCLSPVKMKNCGQNNSEPYTTESPTQNPFNRTLSPARRDELAKIRQRQLANAVQYIWETGEDKFAFRYFHTGFWESCEKHSDGEKCRSFIELTPGETQGVLWLSVISEFTYIGLLGMGFLLMWLEVLCSHKEMHSLKINAYAAICTVLSGLLGMVAHMMYTTVFQMTVIVGPKDWRPQSWDYGWSFALAWVSFSCCMGAAVVTLNSYTKTIIELRRRQRLRLEEARNATHAPSYDEVVPGGGLYSVSGLLQCPDGMIDVAWAPNGSVVGVGNGDVPTLVLVGGCGPEGCEDCEREMDEMDEAMDRVDSPC